The Magnolia sinica isolate HGM2019 chromosome 9, MsV1, whole genome shotgun sequence sequence ATAGCCACATGCTTCATCCTATCTACTGATGTAGATTATCCAGAAGGTTCCTCGCCCGATGAAAGGAGGGCTCCTCATTTGTAACATAGCCTCTTCACACGATCATTGATCATGGTTCTCTAGGTTCATAGATTTGGACCTCCATGTGatgtgcaaaaaataaaaataaaaaatctaggcATTTGGATGGTTTCATCTAGGGGCAGCAAAATCAAATGTTGATTGGTTGGGCTAGATGCTGCCTTCATCAAAGATTGGTCCATGCTTTAAATTGATTTGCTAGGGTACATCTCCATGTATTGTATTCAGATATGTCAGGACTAGCAATTGGATGGGGTCCTTTGACCCAAACAGTTTTATCTGATGGGCATTCTGTGGGATTTGGAATAtaccaaaaagagagagaggaaaaaaaaataaaatctttgatTCAAATAGCCGTTGGACTACTCAGAAGGCTGTGGACTGTTCATATTGAACGTAGAGTTGACATGAGTGGAAGATTAAAATATTCAAATAtaagttttgtttttgtttttgttttgttttgtttttttgttttgttttttgttttttttgtttttgttttttttttttttttttttcgagctaTCCTCCAATTGTAGGCGAGGATAAAAATATTCCATGCAAGAGTTTTTATTTTCTAGCTATGCcccatccaaggtgaggcccattgaaTAAACAGTTTCCATGATTGAAGACTGAAGTCTCAATGTATCCATGCATCTGGCAAATCTCATACTTTAAAGtatcaagctttttttttttttttttttttcacacatgcacacacaccaccacacactcacgccgtagtgcaatttcaccacctatgggtactcgaaccctcaaccaggtgttgaaactccggagAGTCAAGCTTATTTTTACTGTTTTAAGGTATATGGGCGCCTCAGTATTCCATTTAACTTTGAATAGGTGATATGTCATGAGAACAGGTATAGGCAAATAACAATGagatataaacatcattatataataaCTTGAAGAgatgtttattttgaattactGTTCCAATTCAGTAAATTCATATCTCAATATAAACAATGAGATATAACTTTCACTCAGTAACCCCACTTTGTTGTAAATATTGTTCTCAAATTCATGCACAGAAGATACCTAAAGCTGGTCAATGAAATCAAGCTCAATCCATTGGTGCTAGAGTATAGATACTGCTGCCCTATTGGTAGCCACCTAAAAATTAGTTGATCTCATTTTTGTTCACAAGAATTATATATTATAGATTTTGATCTGTAGCACATGATGAGTTCGTGTCAACAGTCTTCTATATTAGAGATGAAGATATCAAATATATGATTACTCTCAACTGcaatgagatgaactcaatttTCAGATTGCTGTTGGAATTTTAATCTTTCCAACGAGTACCTTGAAATCACTCCCAATAATAATGCTGCCAAGGCAAAAAATTCTACAATATAGAACACTGTTTGTGTCCGAACAGATACCGTAGTGAGCGAAATCACCTCTGATCTTGCCACCAGAATcttgaatcacacaatcaaccccAGCTGGTCTGGTATTACCAAAGGTAGGTACATCTATTTTTGATTTTAAGATTTCCAAGTGTCGGTGCGGACCAAACAATAGTGATCAGCTACCTGATATGAATTTACTGAATTGGAACAGCCATTCAAAAAAGAGAAACTTTTCGCATGAATGAACATTCCTTCTAAAATTTCCACTCCAATGGAAGATTGAAGCTTCCACTTATTGATTAATAACAGGAGGAATCGACGATGACTGTTCTCCCAATAAGAACTTCTAACTGCCGATAGCCTTTGATGTAGAATCTCTAACagattttcaacataaaatgACATTTTCCTTAATTCCATATGTAATGGCTTCCACTCCACTCAGAAATGTCATTATCCTAAAACTATTAAATTATATTGGCAATTGCATTGATACagttttatggaaaaaaaaaagtggaggaAAAGTGTAAATCAATGTCGTTGGACAAAAATAGACAGATAGAACTGTCCTATCACAACAATATTGGGATTTGGGAACTGGTCCATGCATGTGGTGTCCCACAAGTTCAATGGTTTAGATTATTGTAGATCATATCCAAGTGTATTGTGGAGATTATAAAGATGTGATCATCTCTAGCATTAGATACAAATCATTTATAAATTTTGTTTACATGAGCATTTCTCCCACATTTCAGCACAACCTCTTATTACTTCATTTACACCAAACACCTTCAGTTTTTTCGCAGGCTTTGAATACTGAGTTATCCAATACCCACTTACAACATTTAAAGAAAATGCCCAAAAAAGCAATTCTTCACAAAGCCAAGAAATCAAATAGGAACCTAATCCCTGTACTCTGCCCTTATCAGTGGCccaaatcatgggacccaccaatgaatTGATGTggttgtgcatgatttgtgtgggTCCAGAGCCAATCAAATGgacacagaaagaaacaaaaactacAAACTGTGAAACATGCTATCTAGCTATCAACTTCCTATCACTTTTGTAGAACTTCCCATCAGACAATTCTCCATCTTCCATCTTTAACATCTCAAGCAAGAAATCATTCCATGTGTCAATGGGGCCCGGCAAGCACCAATGTATACAATCATTGTGCATTGTCACATTCTCTTGTGGCCAGTGTCCATATCGACTAGGGTGCCCATCAGGTCTCAACAATGTTGCCTGTGTAGTATCAAGCAACCGAAACttcattcctctcttcttcccttcttctttcgCAGTCCGAAATTCCTCTACTTGGGTCATGTAAAACTCTAGATTACTCCCCTCTAACGTTGTTTCATTGCTCATGTAAGGTCTTTTCCTCACACAATTCCCTCCTTGATTCCATAATCCGTTCTCAAAGTGCGAAGGCGCGAATGTCCTCAAGAATGTCGTGCCTTTGAAGTTTTCTATACTGTTAATCGCACGGAATGCAGTCCGAAAGGCCATTCGGTAACTGTAGTACATGGTTAGATCGGTGACGTTCGTTTTCAAGCAGTAGTGGCAACCAACGATGTGGCCCTTCTCATAGAACATGGATGGCCGAGGGAACCAATGTCCTGCGGAGATGATCACGTAGTCGAACTCGTCAATCTGGGTAGTCCAATCCTCATCGAATTCATCGAGGTAGAGGTTGAAGAGGCCtgtgagggtgggccctatggGGTCAGCTTCCTTTGATCTTACTAGGAATGGTGACCAGTAGTTTGCAACAGTGAAGTTGTATACTGTGTACAGCCAGCGTCTGGATTTGTCATCAGGAGTGTAAGAAATATCTATGGGATATTCCACCTGAAAATGCAAGTGAATGGATTAACTTGCAATTAAACGAATGAAAACATAGATACATAACATTAGGCCTGGATGTTGTTtctacacatgcatcaatgtattAAAATTGGAAAGCACTAATAGATTTAACATATATTGGATTAATGGAATGAGGAGgggataaagagaaaaaaatgaagaaaagttTAGAGTAGAGAGACAATAGGAAAGGGAGGCACAGGGAAATACTAGATGCAGGTGTATGCTACACAtagagagagatgaagagagaAGGGAATTATAGGCGGCCTATCCTCATTGTtttctttgttgtggcccactcaaatctcctctctgcctaattttttgaacTGTTATTCTAAGATAGTTGACATAACATATATCACAcaattatcaaggtgggtcccacagagccttTGTTGCAAAATCTCTCTCAAAATGGTGCAATACATTAAAAAAGTGAAAGGAAGCTAGTATGATCTACTAAATTTCTATCACAGACCTAatgatcagggtggatttcatgaatgcatcatggtggagcttaATCTCAGCCCACCCTTTTTACTTGTGTTGGTTGAATATATCATGCGGTACTGTGTGCAAGAGAccaggactctctctctctctctctctctctctctctctctctctctctctctctctctctctttatatatatatatatagccagaACCACCAAGCAAAGCAGCTATGTTTGGAATGATGGTTTTCCCCCTCATAACGAAAGTTGCTAGGACTAAATGCAAGGGCAAACATGTCCAAAATTTCTGAAACCTTGTATAATATAGATGAAGAGATGTTATACCCTGATTTATGTACGTCCCAATACACGGGCCCACACATATGAGTAGGGTCACACAAATGCATAATCAGTGCATGCATGTATATGAATGCCCCTCTAACCACATTCCAGTACATATACTAGTACTTAGCACACACGTGACATATCCAGCTTGAAACGAATAAATTCCACCATGTCTTTCTGTATGTTTAAATCATATGAATATATGTCTCCATACATGTGCTCCATATGAACTCGTtaatgcacttatatggcttaacACCGAGCAGATTTCCTTTGgacatgacaaatccactccgtccatctgttttgaaagaccacaatagatCAGGATTCTCAAAATCAGGCAgacccaaaactcagatgggccacaccaacgaaaCAGTAGAAACAGCAACatccaccatcgaaaccttctggagcttaccatgatgtttatattccatccaaaccgttcatagaattattaccactgagataaactgtaggaacaaatatcatcatgatacaaaacttctgtcacatcTAAGCCTTCAATccccccactgtttcttgtggcatgaaccacatgagttttggatctgtctgaattttagaatcctgtcctattgtggtctttcaaaacagatggacagagtggatttgtcacaggcatttctatgggccccacacagctccgtGACAACAGagaggtcacaggcaatccgctccccctAACACATGATAGGCAGATTATCAAAGATTCAAATAATCCAAGCGAGACACATGGTATAAACGGTTTGAATCATTTGAAAATGGCCCAGATTCAAAAGGCTAGACTTCCAATGCATATAGTGGGAATTTATTCTAGCAAACATCAAGTGAAAGTCCCAAGAGCTTGTTTAGTAGACACCTAAAAATCAGCATTTCTGCTTgtctaatgattttttttttttttttttttaatactcaaAATCCTATGTTTGGTGGTCGCTTTTGGATATtaaatgcatttaaaaaaaaaaaaaaaaaaaaacttaaaagcgGCCATGAAAGTAGATTAGTATAAAACACCAAGAGAACTTGGAACCGAATTTCGATTTTTGAGATATCACCTCCTcgaaggggaagcggattgcttatgtggggtccaccgtgatttatttattttatccactctgtccatccattttatcagataattttagggcttaaacccaaaaatgaagtatagtggaccacaccacaggaaacagtgtgaattaaacatctaccgttgaaaatttctgggggccatagaagctttggaacaagatgatatttgttctttcccttcatccatgtgtgtGTGATATTAGgaataggttggataacaaataaacatcactttgggccctaacaaggtttcaacggtggaaatcattattcccactgtttcctgtcgtgtggtccacttgagatttggatatgattcaatttctgcctcatactataaaatgatttggaaaaacagatggatggcatagataagaacatacatcatgatgggccccacggtttACTCAGTGACTCTGTAGGCAATCCACCTCTGCTTATATAACCCAAAGCAAGGGAtatgtctgtgtgacatccactccgtccgtcagtTTTATCATCTCATGTTAGGATGTGggtcaaatccaaaactcaagtgggtcaaatccaaaactcaagtgggtcacaccacaagcaacagtggggattgaacgctcaccgttgaaaccttcctgtacAGACTGATAGTTTCCAGCtgttttccttatttatttatttttttcttttctcatttaCCCAGATCATCCCATAATCTGTCCCACCATATTCACGGCTGAGATGTCCTAAACAAGTACAAGGTTGACACGTATACATGCAAGAACGTCTGGAGGGGCGCGCATGCAGCTGGAAAACCTGAGAAAGGCCTTCCATCTGGAGTACTGCCCTGTAAAATCCATCCAGACCATCTCCAACGTATACAACCACTGTGtagtgtgacacatgccatcCATGCAGTGGGCCTATAttccattgatccaaaccgttgggaATTACAGCCCCACTCAAGATGGCTCTTGCACAAAAGCTCTCTTGATCCTAAACCTTCAATTGGTGGAAATAAAGTAGATGGTTAATTACAGCAATCGATTCCACATTCACCCAAAttcgatggctaggatcatccaatctagAGAACAATTAATTTATGGAACATTCAGGATGAGGGATATCTTATCAGCAAGACTTCACAAACTGAAAATAATTGGCCTACCTGAGGATATGAGGGTTCGAACCTGATGCTGAGCCAGCGCCAGTTCGGTCTGACCTTGATgagtggacggtccacatcaaaggtaagccCATGATGGGTAATCCGCagcaaatgtgggtcccacatgatgtatgtattcacatcaaaagtgggccccacatgatgaacaatccaGATTATAGgtggtggtggaccccacatgatggatggttgacatcaaaggcccccacacatgatgtacggtccacatcaaaggtgagccctcgTGATGGACAGTCCGCATCAAAAGTGGGTGAAACATGCATTATAGTCGAAAGTCATCATCAAAGCTGAGCCTCACGAGATGGCCATTCAACAATGAATGGGTGGTTGAATCACATGTGGCCCCgcgtaatggatggtccacatcaaaggtggtccTACATGATGGATAATCCGCATTAAAGGTGAGCTTcatatgatggacagtccatGTATAATGATGTaattatatttcatttttttataactATTTTTTCCTAACTCTGACATCCCAACAACATTATAAGTAAAAACATGTAAAATAATAGACATCAATATCCGAACAACATTTAtaggtaaaatcaatattttgaaaataaagttTCAAAATTTACGTGAAAGAACTTTGCTTCGATAGTGTCTACCAAACAGTGCATAAGCAATTCCATCAAACTAGGATATATAAATGGAGCCATTTCAGTAATATAGACCATTGCTATGTTGTGGGCCACTACTAGAGTTGGGCAtggagtcgagtcggaccgagttagggttgacccgattcgatccgattttgaaataggcctgactcgaacttgactcaactcggtatCGAGTCCAGTATACCTAAACCGATTTGAATCTGAGTttagcctggactaatccggaccaagtCCGACCTAATAAAAAGTACCAAGTCAGTTCGAGTTAACATTGATTCAGATCAAgaaatgagggagggagggagtggagaggagagaggaaggaGGATGAGGGTGGTTGCTGGGCTTCGAAGAGGAGAGTGGGACGGGCatggaagaggagagagaagaggaggaggagggtggtgatggtggtgggtggttgctgagcttggaagaggaggatgagggaggaagagagagtttgagATTGGTTCGGGGTGGGTCGGGTGTGGCATACagggttagagatacttaaaaattagggttatattttttattttttattatatacataTCAGGATCCGAGTCAAGTTAAAATTAgggttatattttttattttttattatatacataTCAGGATCCGAGTCAAGTTGGTTTCAGATCGAGTTTTGGGTGGAGTCGGGCTGAGTTGctgggtaactcaaactcgaTTTGATTTAAGTTCGGATCGAGCGAAGTGTACTtggttcggatcgactcacccattcggctTGGATCGAGTTAGATGAATCGAGTAGTCCTGTGCCCAGCTCTAACCACTACAGATGGAGTATACCTCTAAAATTTCCTCGATAGGACAGTCAAAAGCGCACGATTTTCAGTACCTAGATGAACTGTTAAAAACAACAACCGTCCACTTTCAATGAAATCTCCTGATATTGGTTGTTGGGTCAGGTTCTCAGGGTTCTCAGGGTGGCGTCAGGATGAAAATTCCAACACAACTACAAAAAAACATTTGGGTCGTGTTATAGGATTGAGTATTGAGaaatttgggttgggtcaggttgcagGTCAGGCTCAGGTCGAGCCAACCTGACTGAACCGGGTCTAGTTGCACACCTATTACTGAGCCATGGCCCCACTTGTTAGAATTGAAAACCAATGCATGTTGTGGAAAATGTGGGCCATGTCTAATGGTGGTTGGGACTTTAGGTTcttaatattaaaaaatgattgaGATAAGCACTTGGATTTGGAGAATTTTTATCATGCCCATTTTGCCAAAACAGGCGTCCACATCATCAATGAACATGacttatttatatattatagaatatttattattattattttttatggacgACAGTTGGAATGTCAAACACCTTCTGCCAAATCATAAGCTGGCAATCTCTATTTTTGATTCGGATAAGCGATAAGAAAGGAATGGATCAAAACAACAAATGAAATCCGTTCAATATAAAAAAGAAGGGGTGGGCTCCACCGTACAACAGTGTTACCATacagaagtggggtccatgtgaggtATACagaacatccaacccgtccatcagataaGTGAACTCAACTTAccttttgaaacaaaaaattagcctgatccaaaactcagataggCCACTCCACAAGGAACATGTTTAGAATGGAGGTCTAACATTGATTTTAATAGCGGGTTCACCATGTAGTGCATATGCAATCCAGGACATTGATACCATTCATCTGGACTAGATGAACGGCCAGGGTGAACCTCCGGCGGTTTTAGAACTCAGTCACGACCAGGTGCAAATCGAGGGTGGGTGTTTCCTCCCATCTTGTTCCTCGTGTGCGTGTTTGTGCGTGTCTGTGTTCAATTTTCCATGTTTTCATCCATTTTCATCCAGTGATTGGATGGCCATGATATTCCATTTCCCTTGATTTTTAGGTTATACCACATCCACATTGAGGACTGCAaaatcaacggtcttgatcattATTGTGACAACGTGTCATGCCTACGGTGGTGATCTTCTAGTGCCCACTTCatggagggagcggattaggtgttgttacccttaccgtacgtggggcccaccttgatgatgtgtcgtATATCCACGTTGtgatccatccgtttttccagcccattttaggacgtggtccaGACATTAAGCAGATACAAacgtcaggtggaccacaccactggaatcagtggtgattgaatgcctacccttcAAAATATCCCAAGGCCTACCATAAGcagatccataatgtttatttgccatccaaccccttgataaggtcaaccagacctgaATAAAGGAGAATCCAAAGATAagctatgatccaaaacttttgtggcctaccaaAAACCTTTAAATGGTCATTCACCcttttttcagtggtgtggtctactggagatttggatctgcatacgTTTTGGGTTAATAtattaaaataagctgaaaaaacggatggacagcatggatatacaacatattcatcaaggtgggccccacacggtaacgATTAATACCCAAtaagtgttacctgggtaacaacacctaatccgctccactTCATATAAGAaaatgaagtatgtgtttcagtAGAGCACTGCTAACGTTTAAAACATCAATTCTCTTAATTCTCATCATGTTATATGCATGCAACatgaaaatataatgatcatattactaaaaaaataaaaataaacaaagatatatatacacacacaaacacacacacacacattcggAACTCATCACACATTATATATGTGGGTCCAAAATCTGAGCCGTCCATGTGttgcagcacctcatgaaacctgaCTTTCactctaatccaaaactttggttgggcatggaaaaaggaaacagagcctcccttgatttgtctctctttttccatggcccaccaaagttttggataaggttaaaagtttatacatatatatagagagagctaaattttacaccctgatccatagctaaagtggtagactgagtgagtggctaacagtgaagtgtgaactaacaggctaacaacaacaacaaaaaaaaagatttaaatgactatgcatggtttttttttttttttttttgtttacccTTGATAAGAGGCAAATCAAGGACTGCATTTGGTTTCTTCCCACAGAATCACCAACAAAAGCCAATGACTTCCCTCTAAGAAGCTCCAAGAATTTCACCGGGTCGAATACCGGCAATTCGCAGCCGTCCGGCTTCCACTTCCACTTCATGAAATCACTATCCGGCCGTCCATACTTCATGCAATTTTGATGATCATGGATGGCCCAACATGTCGTGTTCGTGTAATAAGGCGCATCAGGATTCGGGACCCATTCCCCATTGAAAATATCACATTTCTTCTCTAACACCACATTCATCATTCCATCACCGCCATCGAAAGAAGTAGAAGGTGATGGAGATGGAGAAAACCACTTCCATAGAAATGAAGGGCTAATAAAAGGGTAACAGAGGGGTGTGATTGCAAAAAtcattaagattagggttagtagTAGAGCTATCAAAGGGATGTTTTGGAGGTGGGTAGTActcttctttccaaaaggaaGCTCCATTGCATGAAGCTTCAGGAAAAGAGTACAAAGGGAGGGAAGAGGAAGGTGAGAAAAACTACATGCATGAAGAATGAGGAGATGGGTGTTTTTATATAGGTTAGTATAAGTAGGCTGACCTAAGACAAAGGTGGTGGTTGAATTTTAATGAATGTCTTTGGTTGGACAG is a genomic window containing:
- the LOC131255584 gene encoding protein trichome birefringence-like 19, which encodes MELPFGKKSTTHLQNIPLIALLLTLILMIFAITPLCYPFISPSFLWKWFSPSPSPSTSFDGGDGMMNVVLEKKCDIFNGEWVPNPDAPYYTNTTCWAIHDHQNCMKYGRPDSDFMKWKWKPDGCELPVFDPVKFLELLRGKSLAFVGDSVGRNQMQSLICLLSRVEYPIDISYTPDDKSRRWLYTVYNFTVANYWSPFLVRSKEADPIGPTLTGLFNLYLDEFDEDWTTQIDEFDYVIISAGHWFPRPSMFYEKGHIVGCHYCLKTNVTDLTMYYSYRMAFRTAFRAINSIENFKGTTFLRTFAPSHFENGLWNQGGNCVRKRPYMSNETTLEGSNLEFYMTQVEEFRTAKEEGKKRGMKFRLLDTTQATLLRPDGHPSRYGHWPQENVTMHNDCIHWCLPGPIDTWNDFLLEMLKMEDGELSDGKFYKSDRKLIAR